A window from Dehalobacter sp. DCA encodes these proteins:
- a CDS encoding cobyric acid synthase gives MAKPIMVQGTMSNAGKSLFTAGLCRVFKQAGYKVAPFKSQNMALNSYITKEGLEMGRAQVVQAEAAGQEPSVLMNPILLKPTNDQGSQVIVNGEVLGNMNAADYFKYKTKLIPNIMASYQTLDQNNDVIVIEGAGSPAEINLQEDDIVNMGMAKMAKAPVLLVADIDRGGVFASIYGTVMLLSEDEREMIKGIVINKFRGDVEILKPGLRMIEEKVNIPVIGVVPYLNIDIEDEDSLSERIAVDKTVQAVDIAVIRLPRMSNFTDFNVFELIPGVSLRYVKSMAELKNPDMIILPGTKNTMADLLWLRQSGLEAKIKKQAADGETIVFGVCGGYQMLGETLEDPFSVEEGGSLTGMGLLDMKTIFSKQKTRTQVEGRFSQLDGVLPGLSSIRFHGYEIHMGVTETGDTEPLTHIDIESGLQVQKTEGARKRNVMGSYVHGIFDEEGVAVAIAECLLNKKGLDSTSLKQLSYKQYKEQQYDRLADEIRKNVDMAAIMNILEAGV, from the coding sequence ATGGCCAAACCAATTATGGTTCAGGGAACAATGTCCAATGCCGGAAAAAGCTTGTTCACAGCAGGTCTGTGCCGCGTTTTTAAACAGGCAGGTTATAAGGTAGCGCCCTTCAAATCCCAGAATATGGCGTTGAACTCTTACATAACCAAAGAAGGGCTGGAGATGGGTAGAGCGCAGGTCGTCCAGGCAGAAGCTGCCGGGCAGGAGCCCAGTGTCCTGATGAATCCGATCCTTTTGAAACCGACAAATGATCAGGGTTCGCAGGTCATTGTCAACGGTGAAGTGTTGGGTAATATGAATGCAGCAGACTATTTTAAATATAAAACGAAGCTTATTCCAAACATTATGGCGTCCTACCAGACACTTGACCAGAACAATGACGTTATTGTCATCGAAGGAGCAGGCAGTCCCGCAGAGATTAACTTGCAGGAGGATGATATCGTCAATATGGGGATGGCCAAAATGGCTAAAGCTCCTGTCCTGCTTGTTGCTGACATTGACAGGGGTGGCGTTTTTGCATCTATTTACGGCACGGTGATGCTCTTAAGTGAAGATGAAAGGGAAATGATCAAAGGAATTGTGATCAATAAATTTCGCGGAGATGTAGAAATTCTGAAGCCCGGGCTGCGGATGATCGAAGAAAAAGTCAATATTCCGGTCATCGGTGTAGTTCCATATCTGAATATCGACATTGAAGATGAAGACAGTTTATCCGAAAGAATTGCTGTGGACAAAACAGTACAAGCAGTAGATATTGCAGTGATCCGGCTGCCAAGGATGTCCAATTTTACTGATTTTAACGTTTTTGAACTGATTCCCGGAGTTTCCCTGCGCTATGTAAAATCCATGGCTGAGCTGAAGAATCCGGATATGATCATCCTGCCAGGGACGAAAAATACGATGGCTGACTTGTTGTGGCTGCGTCAGAGCGGTCTGGAAGCAAAGATTAAAAAGCAGGCTGCTGACGGGGAAACAATCGTATTTGGCGTATGCGGAGGCTACCAAATGCTTGGAGAAACGTTGGAAGATCCTTTTAGTGTAGAAGAGGGCGGAAGTCTCACGGGAATGGGTCTGCTGGATATGAAAACAATATTCTCCAAACAGAAGACCAGGACGCAGGTGGAAGGCCGGTTCAGTCAGCTTGATGGTGTTCTTCCCGGATTATCCTCGATCCGTTTTCACGGTTATGAAATTCATATGGGCGTGACAGAAACAGGGGATACCGAGCCTCTGACGCATATCGACATAGAGTCAGGCCTTCAGGTGCAAAAGACGGAAGGCGCCCGAAAGCGGAATGTTATGGGTAGCTATGTTCATGGAATATTTGATGAAGAAGGGGTCGCTGTAGCGATTGCCGAATGTCTGTTGAATAAAAAGGGGTTGGATTCAACCAGTCTTAAACAGTTAAGCTATAAACAATATAAAGAGCAGCAGTATGACCGATTAGCTGATGAGATCCGGAAAAACGTCGACATGGCTGCAATCATGAATATTTTGGAGGCAGGTGTATAA
- a CDS encoding alkaline phosphatase family protein: protein MKAVMVIVDGLADEKIEELGWQTTFEAARHPELDQIAAEGYTGWFSSCPQGYLPESMPCILNLLGVEPAYFPQSRASLELLANGYCLEQDEVVLRCNLAALDSHGRLASFNGGNLTGAEMQKAAKIAADIDPNIKMLHLSGYRNLIIAKAHYFQMLDCKTYPPHEFLGGDSDDLLAEICTSAPILQRFVLEGKNRLKYLSSQEQQMMFYPWGISGKSRLPAFAELYGKKAAAVCGTEIAKGIALALKMDVPDLVEATGDTDTDLALKAQTACRLLSGHDFVLVHINGTDEAAHRHDYREKIGFIERIDREFFAFLRQNLTDDTGILICADHATSPVSGKHSALDVPYILRKAGETFPPEDLEANKILKYLISE from the coding sequence ATGAAAGCAGTCATGGTCATTGTTGACGGACTTGCAGATGAAAAAATTGAAGAATTAGGCTGGCAAACCACGTTTGAGGCTGCCCGTCATCCTGAACTTGACCAAATTGCCGCCGAAGGTTATACCGGCTGGTTTAGTTCCTGCCCGCAGGGTTACCTGCCGGAAAGCATGCCGTGTATCCTGAATCTTTTGGGAGTTGAGCCTGCCTATTTTCCGCAAAGCAGGGCATCACTCGAACTGCTTGCTAACGGCTACTGCCTGGAGCAGGATGAAGTCGTTCTGCGCTGCAACCTTGCCGCCCTTGACAGTCACGGAAGATTAGCTTCCTTCAACGGCGGGAACTTAACCGGAGCTGAAATGCAAAAAGCAGCGAAGATAGCGGCTGATATCGATCCGAATATCAAGATGCTGCATTTATCCGGGTATAGGAACCTGATCATTGCCAAAGCGCATTATTTTCAAATGCTGGATTGCAAGACGTATCCGCCGCATGAATTTTTGGGCGGTGATTCGGATGATTTATTAGCGGAAATTTGCACTTCGGCCCCCATACTTCAAAGATTTGTTTTGGAGGGGAAAAATAGGTTAAAATACCTAAGCAGCCAAGAACAGCAAATGATGTTTTATCCGTGGGGAATATCCGGGAAAAGCCGTTTACCTGCATTTGCAGAATTGTATGGCAAAAAAGCAGCGGCAGTCTGCGGTACGGAGATTGCCAAAGGGATTGCTTTGGCCTTGAAGATGGATGTTCCTGATTTAGTAGAAGCTACCGGAGATACGGATACGGATCTGGCCCTTAAGGCTCAAACAGCCTGCCGTCTGTTGTCCGGCCATGATTTTGTGCTTGTGCATATTAATGGAACAGATGAAGCCGCTCACCGGCATGATTATCGGGAAAAAATTGGATTTATCGAAAGAATCGACCGGGAGTTTTTTGCCTTTCTGCGTCAGAACCTAACAGATGATACCGGGATTCTGATCTGCGCCGATCATGCGACCAGCCCTGTCAGCGGGAAGCATTCGGCCTTGGACGTTCCGTATATCCTCCGAAAAGCCGGGGAAACCTTTCCGCCGGAGGATTTAGAAGCGAATAAGATCTTAAAGTATTTGATTTCAGAGTAA
- the cobD gene encoding threonine-phosphate decarboxylase CobD, protein MYQYIHGGDIYSVKKLTGRQEILDFSSNVNPLGLPQSVKEAVIRSLDECTNYPDPFCRDLVAALANYEYTDPEYILAANGAAEIIFRLALALKPKKALIFAPTFADYEKALHTVDCSVEYYLLRPEHDFSAHEDLLDQISPGLDLMIICNPNNPTGQLCSRAFLQKVLAKSQEIGAIVMIDECFMDFVEDKEQFSVQNCIEQYENLVILKAFTKIFAMPGFRLGYALTANKTLLEQMRSAGQDWSVSTPAQMAGIAALKETVYLQQTKQLIQTERRFLIDSLLGLGLQVIGSRANYIFFRTQRTDLTEKLIKRGIMVRPCSNYVNLNDEYFRVAVKSREDNLKLSAALRDVICDESSHGHC, encoded by the coding sequence ATGTACCAATATATCCACGGCGGAGACATTTATTCGGTAAAAAAACTGACGGGCAGGCAGGAAATTCTTGATTTTTCTTCCAACGTCAATCCACTTGGGCTGCCGCAGTCTGTGAAAGAAGCCGTGATCCGGTCGCTTGATGAATGTACGAACTATCCTGACCCGTTTTGCCGGGATCTTGTTGCGGCTCTGGCTAACTATGAGTATACGGATCCTGAATATATTCTTGCCGCCAATGGGGCTGCAGAGATTATTTTCAGACTTGCGCTGGCTCTGAAACCGAAAAAGGCGCTGATCTTTGCTCCGACGTTTGCAGACTATGAAAAAGCGCTGCATACGGTGGATTGCTCGGTAGAATATTATCTTTTACGGCCAGAGCACGATTTTTCAGCCCATGAGGACCTGCTGGATCAAATAAGCCCAGGCCTGGACCTCATGATCATCTGTAACCCCAATAATCCTACCGGTCAATTGTGTTCACGTGCATTTTTGCAAAAGGTGCTTGCCAAGAGCCAGGAGATCGGTGCAATCGTGATGATTGATGAATGCTTTATGGATTTTGTCGAAGATAAAGAACAATTTTCTGTGCAAAACTGCATTGAACAGTATGAAAATCTTGTCATTCTGAAAGCTTTTACCAAGATATTTGCGATGCCGGGTTTTAGGCTTGGCTACGCTTTGACAGCCAACAAAACATTGCTCGAACAAATGAGGTCCGCCGGTCAGGACTGGAGTGTTTCAACGCCGGCCCAAATGGCTGGCATCGCTGCTTTGAAAGAAACAGTCTATCTGCAGCAAACGAAGCAGCTGATTCAAACAGAAAGAAGATTTCTGATTGATTCGTTATTGGGCCTTGGTCTCCAGGTCATCGGCTCCAGAGCAAACTACATATTTTTCCGGACTCAGCGTACAGACCTAACTGAAAAGCTGATCAAGAGAGGGATTATGGTACGTCCATGCTCCAACTATGTCAATTTGAATGATGAATACTTCAGGGTTGCTGTAAAAAGCCGCGAAGATAATTTAAAACTCAGCGCCGCACTCAGGGATGTGATATGTGATGAAAGCAGTCATGGTCATTGTTGA
- the cbiB gene encoding adenosylcobinamide-phosphate synthase CbiB, with protein sequence MITLYALITGYILDLIFGDPSWLPHPVRWIGSLIAAGDKYLHRISCKTNRSQYWCGVLLTAFIVTITFLVPLGLLYLLKSISPLLGFIAEALMCYQILATKSLKAESMKVYDALQKNDIMEARYQLSWIVGRDTENLNSSQVAKGAVETVAENLSDGIIAPMIFILVGGAPLGFLYKAVNTLDSMIGYKNDKYLYFGRFAAKLDDVVNYLPARISAYLMLLAVFLTRYDFKNAFRIYRRDRHNHTSPNSAHTEAVCAGALNIQLAGSNHYFGKLVVKPTIGDPIREIEAEDIRRANKLMIATSLVGLILGSAVRAVIVQFGC encoded by the coding sequence ATGATTACACTTTATGCTTTAATTACAGGTTATATTTTGGATTTAATTTTTGGTGATCCTTCCTGGCTGCCTCATCCGGTTCGCTGGATCGGTTCGCTGATTGCCGCAGGAGACAAATATCTGCACCGGATCAGTTGCAAGACGAATCGAAGCCAGTATTGGTGCGGGGTACTGCTGACTGCTTTCATTGTCACGATAACATTTCTCGTGCCGTTAGGCCTGCTGTATTTGCTCAAAAGCATCAGCCCGTTGCTAGGGTTTATTGCCGAGGCCTTAATGTGTTATCAGATTCTGGCTACGAAGTCGCTGAAAGCTGAGAGCATGAAGGTATATGATGCGCTGCAGAAGAACGATATTATGGAAGCGCGTTATCAATTATCGTGGATTGTCGGACGGGACACGGAGAACCTGAACAGCTCCCAGGTAGCGAAAGGCGCTGTGGAAACCGTGGCTGAAAATCTTTCCGACGGCATCATCGCCCCGATGATTTTCATTCTGGTTGGCGGAGCCCCTTTGGGCTTTTTGTATAAAGCGGTCAATACCCTGGACTCGATGATTGGCTATAAAAATGACAAATATCTTTATTTTGGCCGGTTTGCTGCCAAACTGGATGATGTCGTAAATTATCTGCCGGCGAGAATTTCTGCCTATTTGATGCTCCTGGCAGTTTTTCTGACCCGTTATGATTTTAAAAACGCTTTTAGAATCTACCGGCGTGACCGTCACAATCATACCAGTCCGAATTCCGCCCACACTGAAGCCGTCTGTGCCGGAGCCCTGAATATTCAGCTTGCTGGAAGCAATCATTATTTTGGCAAGCTGGTGGTTAAGCCAACGATCGGTGACCCGATCCGGGAGATCGAGGCTGAAGATATCCGCCGCGCCAACAAGCTGATGATCGCGACGTCGCTTGTAGGCCTGATTCTTGGGTCCGCTGTTAGAGCCGTTATTGTGCAGTTTGGTTGCTAG
- a CDS encoding histidine phosphatase family protein produces the protein MNKFLYLIRHAKTEGNLRSRYIGITDEPLSEQGIFELREHIASGRYTAVEHVFVSPMLRCLQTKELIYPNVPYSIIPELAECSFGIFENKSYEQLKDLAEYQSWIDSGGKQQIPGGDQPEMFKSRCLEGFSRVIQKVDEAGIEQAGLIIHGGTIMMLLEAFSPEIFDFYHWQIKNGEGYQLTIDQDLWAENRKLAAIAKI, from the coding sequence ATGAATAAGTTCCTTTACCTGATCCGACATGCCAAGACTGAGGGTAATTTGAGAAGCAGGTATATCGGAATTACGGATGAGCCTTTATCTGAACAGGGGATCTTCGAACTCCGCGAGCATATTGCTTCCGGTCGCTATACGGCAGTTGAACATGTTTTTGTCAGTCCGATGCTCCGCTGCCTTCAGACCAAGGAGCTGATTTATCCGAATGTCCCTTACAGTATAATTCCTGAACTTGCGGAATGCAGCTTCGGTATATTTGAGAACAAATCGTATGAACAGCTGAAGGACCTTGCCGAGTACCAAAGCTGGATTGACAGCGGCGGAAAACAGCAAATCCCGGGGGGAGATCAGCCGGAAATGTTCAAGTCCCGCTGCCTGGAGGGTTTTAGCCGCGTTATTCAGAAAGTAGATGAAGCCGGAATAGAACAGGCCGGACTGATTATTCACGGCGGTACGATCATGATGCTGCTTGAGGCATTTTCTCCGGAAATATTTGATTTTTACCATTGGCAGATAAAGAACGGCGAAGGCTATCAACTGACCATTGATCAGGATCTATGGGCCGAAAACAGAAAGCTGGCGGCGATAGCGAAGATTTAG
- a CDS encoding adenosylcobinamide-GDP ribazoletransferase produces the protein MKILFESFVAAFSMFSKIPMPQIDWSEKNMRYSFIFFPVVGAVIAFVLYFLFLLLEYFGFSPVFFAAAAVFINVMITGGVHLDGYCDTTDALNSHKDQEEKLRILKDPNVGAFALIYTSVILLLQFAAWYETYLTPDFFFLVLVSFVLSRSMAALAVVCFPCVRKTGLASIFAGYASKKTVRTIICLIALLCVAAMLYVSMIVGSIAVLFIVLSFYLFYLMAQKYFGGITGDLAGFYIVVSETGILLISAIAGGVML, from the coding sequence ATGAAGATCTTGTTTGAATCGTTTGTTGCAGCCTTTTCGATGTTTTCTAAAATTCCGATGCCTCAAATCGACTGGAGCGAGAAGAATATGCGTTATTCTTTTATCTTCTTTCCTGTGGTCGGGGCTGTCATTGCCTTTGTTCTCTATTTCTTGTTTCTATTATTGGAATATTTCGGGTTCAGTCCCGTCTTTTTTGCTGCTGCAGCTGTGTTTATAAACGTCATGATCACTGGCGGGGTTCACCTCGACGGTTATTGTGACACGACAGATGCCCTGAATTCCCATAAGGACCAAGAGGAAAAGCTTCGAATCCTTAAGGATCCTAATGTTGGAGCGTTCGCGCTCATCTATACGTCAGTTATCCTGCTGCTGCAATTTGCGGCGTGGTATGAGACCTATCTGACACCGGACTTTTTCTTTCTCGTTCTTGTTTCGTTTGTCCTGTCACGGTCGATGGCCGCTTTGGCAGTCGTCTGCTTTCCGTGTGTCAGAAAAACAGGACTTGCTTCAATCTTTGCAGGTTATGCCTCGAAGAAAACGGTAAGAACCATCATTTGCTTGATTGCTTTATTATGTGTTGCAGCAATGTTGTACGTGAGTATGATTGTCGGAAGCATTGCAGTTCTATTTATTGTGCTGTCCTTTTACTTATTTTACCTGATGGCCCAAAAGTATTTTGGGGGTATAACCGGTGATCTGGCAGGCTTTTATATTGTGGTAAGTGAAACAGGAATACTCCTAATTTCAGCAATAGCAGGAGGCGTTATGCTATGA
- a CDS encoding bifunctional adenosylcobinamide kinase/adenosylcobinamide-phosphate guanylyltransferase, whose translation MLALVSGGVASGKSEIAENLAVSLNKGKMAYIATMAASDEECCNRVVKHRRMRDGKGFDTFEFSYGLFDKIPVLSGCHTALLECMGNLIANEMYLQERSPQDTIDCIINDIRLLSVTVPNTVIVTSTIFEDFKAYDDFTAGYIRVLAEINSAIAAAADVVIESVCAIPLIHKGMKELSGYEDLV comes from the coding sequence ATGTTGGCTTTGGTCAGCGGAGGCGTTGCCAGCGGAAAGTCTGAAATAGCAGAAAACTTAGCTGTCAGTTTGAATAAAGGAAAAATGGCCTATATTGCAACAATGGCTGCCTCAGATGAAGAGTGCTGCAACCGGGTGGTCAAGCACCGTCGAATGCGGGACGGCAAAGGGTTCGATACCTTTGAGTTTTCTTACGGACTTTTCGATAAGATCCCTGTTCTCAGCGGCTGCCATACCGCTTTACTCGAGTGCATGGGCAACCTGATTGCCAACGAAATGTATCTGCAGGAGCGCAGCCCACAGGATACCATTGACTGCATCATCAATGATATCCGGTTGCTATCGGTGACCGTACCGAACACCGTTATCGTAACCAGTACGATATTTGAGGATTTCAAAGCCTATGATGATTTTACAGCCGGCTATATCCGTGTACTGGCTGAAATAAATTCGGCAATTGCCGCTGCTGCAGATGTAGTGATTGAATCAGTCTGCGCGATCCCGCTTATCCATAAAGGAATGAAGGAGCTTTCCGGTTATGAAGATCTTGTTTGA
- a CDS encoding cobyrinate a,c-diamide synthase gives MKAVIPRIMFAAAGSSSGKTTITCAVLQALLEQGVNPAAFKCGPDYIDPMFHTEVIGTKSRNLDLFMLSEEVCRYLLVKNSEQSQIAVLEGVMGYYDGLGIGSTVASSYHLAAVTQTPVILIVNCAGSAISIAALIQGFCHFRPDNGIKGVILNNLTPSLYPQYKEMIEKETDIQAVGYFPKLKECALESRHLGLITASEVEDLQQKMKLLAIQARESIDLKQLLRIAGRAAEIDYHEAGIERISAVKVAVARDKAFCFYYQDSLDLLETLGAELQYFSPLDDQAVPECDGLILGGGYPELYTGQLARNTSMLASIRHVLSNNTPCIAECGGFMYLLERIADKDGKPYPMAGYLEGDAVLTDKLNRFGYITLTAQKDNLLCDKGGKINAHEFHYSDSTANGSSFTAVNSSGSKTWDCIHADENLVAGYPHLHLWGNPEFARSFIRKCRSFRTARMG, from the coding sequence ATGAAAGCAGTTATTCCACGTATTATGTTTGCTGCTGCAGGCAGCAGCAGCGGCAAGACCACAATTACTTGTGCGGTGTTACAAGCCCTTCTGGAGCAAGGAGTTAATCCTGCTGCGTTTAAATGTGGGCCGGACTATATTGATCCGATGTTTCATACCGAAGTCATTGGGACAAAATCACGGAATCTGGATTTGTTTATGCTATCGGAAGAGGTATGCCGGTATTTGCTGGTCAAGAATTCCGAACAGTCGCAAATCGCTGTTTTAGAAGGAGTAATGGGTTATTATGACGGGCTAGGCATTGGCAGTACCGTGGCAAGTTCTTACCATTTGGCTGCAGTAACGCAAACGCCTGTTATCCTTATTGTCAATTGTGCCGGTTCAGCAATCTCAATTGCAGCCTTGATCCAAGGCTTCTGCCATTTTAGACCGGACAACGGGATCAAGGGCGTTATTCTGAATAATCTTACACCTTCCCTATACCCGCAGTATAAGGAAATGATCGAAAAAGAGACGGATATCCAGGCGGTCGGTTACTTTCCGAAACTCAAAGAATGCGCGCTGGAAAGCAGGCATCTTGGATTAATTACAGCATCGGAAGTGGAAGACTTGCAGCAAAAAATGAAATTACTGGCCATACAGGCCAGAGAATCCATTGATCTGAAACAGCTGCTGCGTATTGCAGGCAGGGCCGCAGAAATAGACTATCATGAGGCCGGGATCGAGAGAATCTCTGCTGTTAAAGTCGCCGTAGCCAGAGATAAAGCCTTTTGTTTTTATTACCAGGACAGCCTCGACCTTTTGGAAACATTGGGAGCGGAACTGCAGTATTTTAGTCCGCTTGATGATCAAGCTGTACCGGAATGTGACGGACTGATTCTCGGCGGCGGTTATCCGGAATTATATACCGGACAGTTGGCCAGGAATACATCGATGCTGGCAAGCATCAGGCATGTTCTCTCCAATAATACTCCCTGTATAGCTGAGTGCGGCGGGTTCATGTATTTATTGGAACGTATTGCTGACAAGGACGGCAAACCTTATCCAATGGCAGGGTATTTAGAAGGGGATGCTGTACTGACGGATAAACTGAACCGTTTCGGTTATATTACACTGACGGCGCAAAAGGACAACTTGCTGTGCGACAAAGGCGGCAAGATCAATGCGCATGAATTTCATTACTCTGATTCGACGGCCAACGGCAGCAGTTTTACGGCAGTAAATTCATCCGGCAGCAAAACGTGGGACTGCATCCATGCCGATGAGAACCTCGTTGCCGGCTATCCCCACCTTCATCTCTGGGGGAATCCGGAGTTTGCCCGTTCGTTTATCCGGAAATGCCGCAGCTTTCGAACCGCTAGGATGGGTTAG
- a CDS encoding ABC transporter ATP-binding protein gives MSYSLPTEIISAQNLTKRFGDFTAVDTISFTVRQGECFGLLGPNGAGKTSLARMAFGLSPRTEGHLTVFGQDISEHSREIKARLGVVAQEDNLDPELTVLENLLVYASYYRLPRSIARERAFEILDFMDLRSKANAVVDELSGGMKRRLTIGRALINRPELLILDEPTTGLDPYARHMVWQRLRQLKESGTTMLLTTHYLEEASHLCDRLIIINQGKILEQGVPEDLIDKHVGQYALELGVSPDMQNKLLHWSSEWLKSFQQIGDDLVLYSDNGPAMADNLNQRIAGEHLPVSYQRLRPTNLEDVFLKLTGETLHGVRGGFEKSYEDR, from the coding sequence ATGTCTTATTCTCTTCCAACCGAAATCATTTCAGCCCAAAACCTGACGAAACGGTTCGGAGATTTCACTGCAGTTGACACGATCTCTTTTACTGTCCGGCAAGGAGAGTGTTTTGGACTTCTTGGTCCAAACGGCGCCGGCAAAACGTCCCTAGCCAGAATGGCTTTTGGCTTGTCCCCGAGAACAGAGGGCCATCTGACGGTTTTCGGTCAGGATATTTCGGAGCATTCCCGGGAAATTAAAGCACGTCTCGGTGTTGTTGCCCAGGAAGACAACCTTGACCCGGAACTGACGGTTCTGGAAAACCTGCTGGTCTATGCCTCCTATTATCGTCTGCCGCGTAGTATAGCCAGGGAACGGGCTTTTGAAATCCTGGACTTTATGGATCTTCGAAGTAAAGCCAATGCGGTCGTCGACGAGCTGTCCGGCGGCATGAAACGTCGTCTGACAATTGGACGAGCGTTGATCAACCGTCCGGAGCTATTGATTCTCGATGAGCCAACCACCGGGCTTGATCCATACGCCCGTCATATGGTCTGGCAGCGTCTGCGGCAATTAAAAGAAAGCGGTACGACCATGCTGCTGACAACACACTATCTTGAAGAAGCCAGTCATCTCTGCGACCGACTGATCATCATCAATCAGGGAAAAATTCTCGAGCAAGGTGTACCGGAAGATCTTATTGATAAGCATGTCGGGCAATATGCGCTGGAACTCGGGGTAAGTCCGGATATGCAAAATAAGCTCCTGCACTGGAGCTCTGAGTGGCTGAAATCTTTTCAACAAATTGGTGATGATCTGGTCCTCTATTCTGATAACGGACCAGCCATGGCTGACAACCTGAATCAAAGAATTGCCGGTGAACACCTTCCTGTCAGCTATCAGCGCCTGAGACCGACGAATCTCGAAGATGTTTTTCTGAAACTGACCGGCGAAACGCTTCATGGTGTCCGTGGCGGGTTTGAGAAATCATATGAAGACCGCTGA
- a CDS encoding ABC transporter permease: MKIVKPDLNPVLTFKVFLRNLKVFGKTWKANLMFNFLEPLLYLWAMGFGLGVYITQINGLSYLDFLAPGLIASSAMFAVTYEMTYNSYTRMSKEKIFHSMVVTPVSMDDIVLGEILYGTFKGVLYGAVFSIVVALFGIVRSPYALLIFVPLILMSVIFSNLSLIWTSLAPNYDSFGYFFTLLISPMFLFAGIFFPIESLPAAIRFLPWLTPLYHAVETVRPLVLGQVTSSIIGHIIWLLAVTLLTLPFPLVMVKKKLIQ, from the coding sequence ATGAAAATAGTTAAACCTGATCTTAATCCCGTACTGACCTTCAAGGTATTTCTGCGGAATCTGAAGGTTTTCGGCAAAACCTGGAAAGCCAATTTGATGTTTAATTTTCTGGAGCCGCTGCTTTATCTCTGGGCCATGGGCTTTGGTCTGGGCGTTTATATTACGCAGATCAACGGGCTTTCCTACCTTGATTTTCTGGCTCCGGGGCTGATCGCATCTTCAGCGATGTTTGCTGTGACTTATGAAATGACCTACAACAGCTATACACGGATGTCCAAGGAAAAAATATTTCACAGCATGGTTGTTACGCCGGTAAGCATGGACGACATCGTCCTCGGCGAAATCCTGTACGGCACGTTCAAAGGCGTTCTTTACGGTGCGGTTTTCTCTATTGTCGTCGCTTTGTTCGGCATCGTCCGCTCCCCGTATGCCCTGCTCATCTTTGTCCCACTGATCCTCATGTCCGTCATCTTTTCCAATCTCTCTTTAATTTGGACGAGTCTCGCTCCCAATTATGACTCTTTCGGCTATTTCTTTACGCTGCTGATTTCTCCAATGTTCCTGTTTGCCGGGATCTTTTTTCCGATTGAAAGCCTGCCCGCCGCCATTCGTTTTCTTCCGTGGCTGACGCCGCTGTACCATGCAGTTGAAACGGTGCGTCCACTGGTTCTGGGACAGGTTACTTCGTCAATCATCGGCCATATCATCTGGCTCTTAGCCGTTACGCTGCTGACGTTGCCTTTCCCGCTGGTCATGGTAAAAAAGAAGCTTATTCAATAA
- a CDS encoding class I SAM-dependent methyltransferase: MGIDYFDQIWRTKDLKSSYKEGSADSWDNRVEEFTGIEPDDRIMKIIELLTVERMLREDSTVLDIGCGPGRFAAEFARKAKSVTGVDISTKMLRTARDYVAAQELQNVDFIEMDWLQDDLSARLWKQKFSLVTAIMSPGIGSRESLEKMIAASSRYCFLSHFIERHDPISDELKRRFLPPHKEDVYGNKGLYCCFNILWLKKLYPEITYIETARESVRTLDEANRHYITRLGMKTDLTDEQKADIRNYIQSKEKNGLIRETVTGKIACIYWRVATV, encoded by the coding sequence ATGGGTATTGATTATTTTGATCAAATTTGGCGAACCAAAGATTTAAAAAGCAGTTATAAAGAAGGAAGCGCGGATTCCTGGGACAACAGGGTCGAAGAATTTACCGGCATCGAACCGGATGATAGAATTATGAAAATTATAGAGCTGCTTACCGTAGAAAGAATGCTCCGAGAAGACAGTACTGTTCTGGATATCGGCTGCGGACCCGGCCGTTTTGCAGCGGAATTTGCCCGAAAAGCGAAAAGCGTAACCGGTGTGGACATTTCGACGAAAATGCTGCGAACTGCCAGAGACTATGTGGCGGCCCAGGAACTTCAAAATGTTGATTTCATTGAGATGGACTGGCTGCAAGACGACTTGTCCGCAAGACTGTGGAAACAAAAATTCAGCCTGGTAACGGCGATTATGTCTCCCGGCATTGGGAGCAGGGAAAGCCTCGAAAAGATGATTGCGGCAAGCAGCAGGTACTGCTTTTTAAGTCATTTTATCGAACGGCACGACCCTATCAGTGACGAACTGAAACGTAGGTTTCTTCCACCCCATAAGGAAGATGTATACGGCAACAAAGGATTGTACTGCTGTTTCAATATTCTCTGGCTCAAAAAACTTTATCCTGAAATTACCTATATTGAGACAGCAAGGGAAAGTGTCCGCACATTGGATGAAGCGAACCGTCATTACATCACCAGACTTGGCATGAAGACAGATTTGACTGATGAGCAAAAAGCGGACATCAGGAATTATATCCAAAGCAAAGAAAAGAACGGGCTGATCAGAGAAACGGTCACAGGGAAGATTGCCTGTATTTATTGGAGAGTTGCAACCGTCTAG